GTCCGGCTTCTACAACCGTCACCGGAATACGGCGACCGTCCGTCATAAAGACCTGTGTCATTCCCAGTTTTTTACCCAGAATTCCTTTTATCATTGTGCTACCCTTAAGCGAATTGTCGCATTGGTCTCTAGAGTTTAATTTCGACATCAACCCCGGCCGACAGGTCGAGTTTCATCAGTGCATCGACTGTCTGCTGCGTTGGTTCCAAGATGTCTAGCAAACGCTTATGCGTGCGCATTTCAAATTGCTCACGACTGGTCTTATCTACATGCGGCCCACGTACGACGCAATATTTATTAATAATGGTCGGTAACGGAATTGGTCCCGCAACCCGAGCGCCTGTCCGCTTTGCCGTATCGACAATTTCGCTGACCGACAAGTCGAGCAACTTATGATCATATGCTTTTAATCTGATGCGTATTTTCTGACTCGACATGACTCTTGTCCTCAATTACTCGATAATTTCGGCAACGACACCCGCGCCGACAGTGCGACCACCTTCGCGAATGGCGAAGCGCAGTTCTTTGTCCATCGCAATCGGGGTGATCAG
This DNA window, taken from Deltaproteobacteria bacterium HGW-Deltaproteobacteria-4, encodes the following:
- a CDS encoding 30S ribosomal protein S10, whose protein sequence is MSSQKIRIRLKAYDHKLLDLSVSEIVDTAKRTGARVAGPIPLPTIINKYCVVRGPHVDKTSREQFEMRTHKRLLDILEPTQQTVDALMKLDLSAGVDVEIKL